From the genome of Trichomycterus rosablanca isolate fTriRos1 chromosome 18, fTriRos1.hap1, whole genome shotgun sequence:
CGACTTCACGCCTCCCTCCACCTCCTCTTCTTCATCTGTCTCACACCTCCTGACTCTGTCCTACACTCACAATTTATTTGGGTCAGAATAAAGGTAAAATACAGACGAGGTTCAGAAGATCTGATCACAGCAACGCTGGAGGAGCTTCCTAAAGTTCTGTGCTGCTCCGTGTAGACCACTTACAGAAATCAAATGATTTTCAGGGTGTAAACAGGGGAACCaccctgaaaatgtaaacattctaCATGACCAACCAGACCTGAATTTAACATTTATAATGAGTAGTGTTTGCATACAGTATACACCTTTAGGTTAAGGGCCCCATTTGGCCCCGCTGATATATAAACGTGTAGCTGCAGTAACAGGATTTGATCGACACCTCAGAAATAAACCAGCACGTCAACaagatgttttatatatttatgattgatttatttgacATTACATGTAACTAATATCATGCAATGCAGTAAAAATCTAATCACTAGAGATCAGATCAGAGAATCTAATTACACTTATCACTCCTCAACACCCCCAGAATATACAGGGGGGCAGGATTTCAAACCACATCACCCATCTGTAGAGCACATCAGTCTTTTATAGGGCAAAATCCTTCACTGTAGGGCACATCATTCATCTGTGTAGGGTGCATAGGCCTCCGTTAGGGCACATTGGCAGCCTGTAGGGCACATATGCCTCCTTTAGGGCACATCAGTCGTCTATAGGGCACACTGGCCTACAGTAGGGCACATCTGGGTCACGTAAACATCATGTTCatacagtgtggtgtttaaatcTCCAGCCGATCGCTCACTGTGTCATTAATCCATAACAGAACATAAAACCAGTCTCATGCAACACAAATTATCAGCGcacattcaaataaaataaaacatgattgaGCTTCACTGAGGCTTCACCTACATTTCTATTAAATTAGATTTAAATCTTAATGATTTATTCTTTTACTTACTGTGTTTCACTCGTTTTCATCTATAAGCTTCTGGTACGACCTGACCGGATCTGTCTGCCACAAACACTAAatactgttttgtttttctgacGTGGACTCGTGTCAGTAGTTCTAGATTCTTTCTTTAGGGTCGGGGTCAGAACATTGGGAGGGTCAGagctattttactttgtttacatgatcagcaacaaacttcagattctaaaatcaatttttacatttttttctgattttccTTTCTAATTCATCTAAATGATTCTCCAGACCACTCGAGCAGGATGGAGGTTCCtgatgagtctggttcctctcaaggttcctaactgtaattttaagggggtttttcctgccactgtcgccctcggctgatCAACAGAaggttttggtctgtcggtcctggattctgtaaagctgctttaaaacgatgtttattgtaaaaagagCTATAGAAATAAATCTGACTTGGGTTGATAATAAGAGTGCAGTTTGTCCTGACCTTGGAAgagaagaccactgttccatgtacttggTTGTTTCTGGATGAAGGAGTTTGTATGTCCAgtgtttcagtcacagaaaTATTTAAATCCTTAGACTGCCATGAAAtaccacagatttataaactagCAAATAAATTCAGCTGATTTAAGGTTCATGAGGGgaaaaagaacagaaatgaaACAGAAGTAGTAAAAGTATCCACACTTTCTTTGGCTGAGCAAAAATCATAAATCCTCTCAAAGTAGCATCACAAGAATCAGAGAAAGCTTCACGTGGGTGTGTAACAGTGATCAGATGCTACTGAAGTTAAAAGGCCTGGCTGTGGTCACTCAGTCGCTCGGACCGTCGGACAGTCTCCGTCTCGGTGGTCAGTGTGTGAAATCAGCAGCTCCTGTTGCAGCTAAATAAGAAGCTTCGAAGCACAAATGAGGTTCATTTAGTCCAGTAAAAGAGTTCGAGCAGAATTAAAAGCACTTGATGAAGCAGCGGTTGGTTCAGGCTACACGTTCGGTTCTGATGGCTTCAAAAGTTCAGGGTTTGTTCTCAGGGTCGGAAGATTTTGCACTTGTGATGTGATCACAGTGATCGTCAGGAGGAAGAGGTGAAGAAAGCGTGTAAACGTTAGGGGGGGGAGGTTGTGCTGGGTTCGCTCCTCTCGCCGGGTCTCCTCGTTACAGGGACTCGTTCTGGCTGGTCAGCTTGGCTCCGTTCATCATGGCCGAAGCGCTGCGGCTCTTGGACGGGGTTCCGATTCCTGAGCGGGAGAATTCGGTGATGTCGTGCAGCGAGGGCTCTCGGTACATCGCAACTAAACGGGAGAGAGACACAGAACGTGACATGAGGAAAATTCCAGCGGTATTATTATCGTCTCTGATCAGTGTCTGTTTGGGTGGAGTGGTTGGGTACGAGCTCACCGACCTTTGAGGGGTTTCGGGATGAAGTGAGAGGCAGGTTTGGTTTTTTTGACGCGGTTCCCCTTCATAACTCGCCCCTCTTTGTTCAGGCCGAGGAACCAGGCTCGACCCGACTGCTGCTGCCGGTACAACATGGACGAGTACGTCACGTAATAATTCTCATAGACCGACTCCTTAAACTTACACTCGGGGGTGAAGTGttcctgtcacacacacacacacacacacacacacacgctgggtTAGATTaaaaaccccaaacacaacctgaaAATAAATCAGCACTGAAACGATCAAATCTGgaagtttttacattttagttaTGTCCAGTTCCCCGACTGCAGTACCTCAGCTGTATGCACTGACTAACTCTAGCCGAGCGTGTTGGTGTTGTTATTCCCTGAATATTAATTTACAGTTCCGTTTCCTGTACGCGTATAAACACCCTCAATACGGTGAaacacaccggcacacacacctCGTCTCATTAACGCCTCCTGAAAGCTGCCAGCACCAAATGTC
Proteins encoded in this window:
- the fgf13b gene encoding fibroblast growth factor 13b → MFKNLESRNVKSKEEKSSAKEPQLKGIVTKLYSRQGFHLQLQADGTIDGTKEEEDNSYAVFNLIPVGLRVVAIQGVQTKLYLAMNNLGYLYTSEHFTPECKFKESVYENYYVTYSSMLYRQQQSGRAWFLGLNKEGRVMKGNRVKKTKPASHFIPKPLKVAMYREPSLHDITEFSRSGIGTPSKSRSASAMMNGAKLTSQNESL